Proteins from a single region of Streptococcus mitis:
- the cas6 gene encoding CRISPR-associated endoribonuclease Cas6 — MKRIELSFKRIDQSPSDLSTKFQGFLMEKLEPDYVTWLHEQETNPYSLKIIHQKDKTLWSLHLLTDEAVKQILPVLLELKKVELHDLPTLMVESVSMQDLSSEQLFEFFNENQDRSLYTIHFQTPTGFRSQGEYVLFPTMRLIFQSLMMKYARLVENRQEIEEETLDYLVKHSRVTSYRLESSYFKVHGKKIPGFRGKFTFKITGPNTLKAYANMLLKFGEYSGLGMKTSLGMGGLELEERKD; from the coding sequence ATGAAACGCATCGAACTATCATTTAAGCGGATTGACCAATCACCGAGCGACCTATCGACAAAATTCCAAGGTTTTCTCATGGAAAAGCTAGAACCAGACTATGTGACTTGGTTACATGAACAGGAGACCAACCCCTATTCACTAAAAATCATCCATCAAAAGGACAAGACCCTATGGTCCCTTCATCTCCTGACGGATGAGGCTGTCAAGCAGATTCTGCCTGTTCTATTGGAGCTCAAGAAAGTAGAGCTTCATGATTTACCGACTCTCATGGTAGAGTCTGTGTCCATGCAAGATCTCAGTTCGGAGCAACTCTTTGAGTTTTTTAATGAAAACCAAGATCGGTCACTCTACACCATTCATTTTCAAACTCCGACAGGATTTCGCTCTCAGGGAGAGTACGTACTCTTTCCGACCATGCGCCTCATCTTTCAGAGTTTGATGATGAAGTATGCACGTCTGGTCGAGAATCGTCAGGAAATCGAAGAGGAAACCCTGGACTACTTGGTCAAGCATAGTAGGGTTACCAGTTATCGATTGGAGTCCAGCTATTTTAAAGTCCATGGCAAAAAAATCCCTGGTTTCAGGGGGAAATTTACCTTTAAAATTACAGGTCCAAATACCTTGAAAGCATATGCCAATATGCTTCTAAAATTTGGGGAGTACTCAGGTCTCGGTATGAAAACTAGCTTAGGGATGGGAGGTTTAGAACTTGAAGAAAGAAAAGATTGA
- the cas10 gene encoding type III-A CRISPR-associated protein Cas10/Csm1, which translates to MKKEKIDLVYGSLLHAISKVIQGSRYDEKDLGTIGSEWFRRFSDNEKIAQQIAKATSSDLPTDLASDSLVYITSAAAKIASGLKGPVRTHGGKEDFLSKQSDIFNVFSDSPSQRYLDARLLELDGEPNYAKGTSEPSDQSDYDLIVGTLEKEFERLDFSQSEIDALLNLLEATLSYVPVSTRTKELSDISLATYSRLTAGFALAVEDYLADKNCRDYEKVLGQDLEAFYSEKAFLLASFDLSGIQDFIYNIATAGAAKQLKARSLYLDFMGEHIADSLLEKLELTRANLLYVGGGHAYFILPNTEKTRETLANFEAEFNQFLVEHFQTGLYVAFGWSPFSANDMTTTLADYRKVYQTTSRMISQKKISRYDAKTLLELNQGGKSSQKECAICHSVEKLTKYKDQEVCHICAGMYRFAKEIQENYYIVTKEKGLPIGPGAYISGISKADLANEEWDRIYVKNSYSTDILKATHVFVGDYKYDEIYEYAKLSQDSETGQGIKRLAVVRLDVDDLGAAFMAGFSYQDSGKYNTLARSATFSRSMSLFFKVYINQFAKEKKLSIIYAGGDDVFAIGSWQDIIEFTICLRQNFIKWTNGKLTLSAGIGLFPDKTPVSLMAEETGKLEGAAKDNDKDSISLFKAGNTLKLDQSFGNVDSERNYTLKFDQFIDNVYNGKLKSIRYYFNIQDERGKSFVYRLIELLRNYDRMNIARLAYYLTRLEDQTSKDKKEEFKEFKDLFFSWYTGSDNERKEAEIALLLYIYEIRKDS; encoded by the coding sequence TTGAAGAAAGAAAAGATTGATTTAGTTTATGGGTCGCTTTTGCACGCTATCAGCAAGGTGATTCAAGGTTCCAGGTATGATGAGAAAGACCTAGGTACCATTGGGTCCGAATGGTTTAGACGCTTTTCGGATAATGAAAAAATAGCCCAGCAGATAGCCAAGGCGACTTCTAGTGATTTACCGACGGACTTGGCTTCTGATAGTTTGGTCTATATCACGTCAGCTGCGGCAAAGATTGCTTCAGGACTAAAAGGGCCAGTAAGAACTCATGGAGGAAAAGAAGATTTCCTAAGCAAACAATCGGATATCTTCAATGTATTTTCAGATAGCCCTAGTCAGCGTTATCTCGATGCACGACTATTAGAGCTTGACGGGGAACCAAACTATGCTAAGGGAACGAGTGAGCCGTCTGACCAGTCAGACTATGACCTGATAGTAGGGACCTTAGAAAAAGAGTTTGAGAGATTGGACTTTAGCCAATCTGAGATAGATGCCCTTTTGAATCTCCTTGAGGCTACTCTTTCCTATGTGCCTGTTTCGACAAGAACCAAGGAATTATCGGATATTTCTCTAGCAACCTACAGTCGTCTGACAGCTGGCTTTGCCCTAGCTGTAGAGGACTATTTAGCAGACAAGAATTGCCGTGACTATGAGAAAGTGCTGGGACAAGACTTAGAAGCTTTTTATAGCGAGAAGGCCTTTTTATTAGCAAGTTTTGACCTGTCAGGGATTCAGGATTTTATCTACAATATCGCAACAGCTGGAGCTGCCAAGCAACTAAAAGCACGTTCCTTGTATCTAGATTTTATGGGGGAACATATTGCTGACAGCTTACTGGAGAAGTTAGAGCTTACAAGGGCTAATCTCCTCTACGTCGGTGGAGGGCATGCCTATTTTATCCTTCCAAACACCGAAAAAACTAGAGAAACCTTGGCTAACTTTGAAGCAGAATTCAATCAGTTTCTGGTCGAGCATTTCCAGACAGGTCTGTACGTAGCATTTGGTTGGAGTCCGTTTTCTGCCAATGATATGACAACGACACTGGCTGACTATCGAAAAGTCTATCAAACAACCAGTCGGATGATTTCTCAAAAGAAAATTTCTCGTTATGATGCCAAAACTCTCCTTGAACTCAACCAAGGAGGAAAAAGTTCTCAGAAAGAATGTGCAATTTGCCACTCAGTCGAAAAGCTTACCAAGTATAAAGATCAAGAGGTCTGCCATATCTGTGCAGGAATGTATCGCTTTGCCAAGGAAATACAAGAAAACTACTATATTGTGACAAAAGAAAAAGGCCTGCCGATAGGTCCGGGAGCCTATATTAGTGGTATTTCAAAAGCCGACCTTGCCAATGAAGAGTGGGACCGTATTTATGTAAAGAATAGCTATAGTACAGATATCCTAAAAGCAACCCATGTCTTTGTCGGAGATTACAAGTATGATGAGATTTACGAGTACGCCAAATTATCTCAGGATAGTGAAACTGGACAAGGAATCAAGCGTCTGGCAGTCGTTCGACTAGATGTGGATGACCTAGGAGCCGCCTTTATGGCTGGGTTCTCTTACCAAGATAGTGGCAAGTATAATACTCTGGCACGTTCAGCGACCTTCTCTAGAAGTATGAGTCTCTTCTTTAAGGTCTATATCAACCAGTTTGCCAAAGAGAAAAAACTATCGATTATTTATGCCGGTGGAGATGATGTATTTGCGATCGGTTCCTGGCAGGATATTATTGAGTTCACTATTTGTCTCCGACAAAACTTTATCAAGTGGACAAATGGTAAATTAACCCTATCAGCAGGAATCGGCCTATTTCCAGATAAAACTCCAGTTAGCCTTATGGCTGAAGAAACTGGTAAGCTAGAAGGAGCAGCAAAGGATAACGACAAGGATAGTATTTCCCTTTTTAAAGCAGGTAATACCTTGAAGTTGGACCAATCTTTTGGCAATGTTGATTCTGAAAGAAATTATACCTTGAAGTTCGACCAATTTATTGACAATGTCTATAATGGGAAACTGAAGAGCATTCGTTACTACTTTAATATTCAAGATGAGCGAGGAAAGAGTTTTGTATATAGACTTATTGAGCTCCTTCGCAACTACGATCGTATGAATATTGCTCGATTAGCCTATTATTTGACGCGCTTAGAAGATCAAACTTCTAAGGATAAAAAAGAAGAGTTTAAAGAGTTTAAAGATTTATTCTTTTCTTGGTATACAGGTAGCGATAATGAACGTAAGGAAGCAGAGATAGCTTTACTTCTATATATTTATGAGATTAGAAAGGATTCATAG
- the csm2 gene encoding type III-A CRISPR-associated protein Csm2, translated as MAILTDDNYVDKAEKTIKNLVTDKRNFKNKNSDVLSMSKLRNLLSLTSTLFDESKVREYEELKDKIAYLRVQFVYQSGREEAVLDLVQKGKILPILKEINSRESLQRFCRYMEALVAYFKFYGGKD; from the coding sequence ATGGCAATTTTAACAGATGATAATTACGTAGATAAGGCAGAAAAAACCATTAAAAATTTAGTAACTGATAAGCGTAATTTTAAAAATAAAAATTCAGATGTTCTATCCATGAGTAAACTACGAAACTTATTGAGTTTAACGAGTACCCTCTTTGATGAAAGTAAGGTCCGTGAGTACGAAGAATTAAAGGATAAGATTGCCTATTTGAGGGTCCAATTCGTCTATCAATCAGGCCGTGAAGAGGCGGTACTGGACTTAGTTCAAAAAGGTAAGATTTTACCAATTTTAAAAGAAATTAATAGTAGGGAAAGTCTCCAACGTTTTTGTCGCTATATGGAAGCGCTAGTAGCTTATTTTAAATTTTATGGAGGAAAAGATTAA
- the csm3 gene encoding type III-A CRISPR-associated RAMP protein Csm3, producing MAFAKIKVTAQIRLETGLHIGTSNAFAAIGATDSPVIKDPITNLPIIPGSSIKGKMRTLLARVYNTKLAEKPGEDGEIISRLFGNSSDKNYKVGRLIFRDAFLTNKKDLDSRAVKGYTEVKFENTIDRITAEANPRQIERAIRDSIFGFELIYEVTDKSQAQVEEDFKVILDGLKLLELDYLGGSGSRGYGKVVFEDLKANTVFGNYDVSRLNELLTTEV from the coding sequence ATGGCATTTGCAAAAATTAAAGTAACAGCACAAATCCGTCTAGAGACAGGACTTCATATTGGGACAAGTAATGCTTTTGCGGCGATTGGTGCTACGGACTCACCTGTGATTAAAGATCCAATTACAAACTTACCCATTATTCCAGGATCTAGTATCAAAGGGAAAATGCGTACCCTTTTGGCAAGAGTATATAATACTAAATTAGCAGAAAAACCAGGAGAAGATGGGGAAATTATTAGTCGTCTCTTTGGGAATAGTTCAGACAAAAACTATAAAGTAGGAAGACTCATCTTTAGAGATGCCTTTCTAACTAACAAAAAAGATTTAGATTCACGAGCTGTCAAAGGTTATACTGAGGTTAAGTTTGAAAATACTATTGATCGTATCACTGCTGAAGCAAATCCAAGACAAATTGAACGTGCTATCCGAGACAGTATCTTTGGATTTGAGTTGATCTATGAGGTGACAGACAAGAGTCAAGCTCAAGTAGAAGAAGACTTCAAAGTGATTCTTGATGGATTAAAACTGTTGGAACTTGATTATTTAGGTGGTTCAGGTTCTCGTGGATATGGTAAAGTTGTTTTTGAGGATCTTAAAGCAAATACAGTTTTCGGAAACTATGATGTTAGTAGATTGAATGAACTTTTAACTACGGAGGTCTAG
- the csm4 gene encoding type III-A CRISPR-associated RAMP protein Csm4: MTYKMYIMNFQSAHFGAGTLDSSKMTFAADRLFSALAIEAKKMGKMEEFVSIAGQDHFVLTDAFPYQSGPLLPKPIGFPKFDQPDLTTDVKEVRRQAKMAKKLQFIPLDKFDSYVKGTLFEDEEHAVTNIITKNQPHVDGNLFQVSTVRFRDDSSLYVIANESDLLNELMTSLQYTGIGGKRSSGYGQFDLTILDLPDSLKNRLTKAHQGPVMTFTTSLPVEKELEYAMETGSYLISKSSGFAFSTETNENYRKQDLYKFASGSTFSETFTGQIVDVRPLDFPHEVLNYAKPLFFKMEGER, translated from the coding sequence ATGACCTATAAGATGTATATTATGAACTTTCAGTCTGCTCACTTTGGAGCAGGTACTCTGGATAGTTCTAAAATGACTTTTGCAGCTGACCGATTATTTTCTGCCTTGGCTATTGAGGCAAAAAAAATGGGGAAAATGGAGGAATTCGTGTCAATAGCGGGTCAAGATCATTTTGTTTTGACTGATGCCTTTCCTTATCAGTCAGGTCCATTATTACCTAAGCCGATAGGATTTCCAAAGTTTGATCAGCCTGACTTAACAACGGATGTCAAAGAAGTAAGACGTCAAGCGAAAATGGCGAAGAAACTTCAGTTTATACCCTTGGATAAATTTGATTCTTATGTAAAAGGAACGCTTTTTGAAGACGAAGAACATGCAGTAACAAACATTATCACTAAAAACCAACCTCATGTAGATGGGAATCTTTTTCAAGTGTCTACCGTTAGATTTAGAGATGATTCTTCTCTTTACGTGATTGCAAACGAATCTGACCTCTTGAATGAACTCATGACAAGCTTGCAGTATACAGGAATTGGTGGGAAACGTTCCAGTGGTTATGGACAATTTGATTTGACTATTTTAGATTTACCAGATAGCTTAAAAAATCGTCTCACCAAGGCCCATCAAGGACCTGTCATGACCTTTACGACTTCTCTACCAGTCGAAAAGGAACTTGAATATGCTATGGAAACTGGTTCCTATTTAATAAGTAAATCAAGTGGTTTTGCTTTTAGTACAGAAACTAATGAAAATTACCGTAAGCAGGATTTATATAAGTTTGCTTCTGGATCTACTTTCTCTGAAACCTTTACAGGACAGATTGTAGATGTAAGACCTCTTGATTTCCCGCATGAAGTATTAAACTATGCTAAACCACTATTTTTCAAGATGGAGGGAGAAAGATGA
- the csm5 gene encoding type III-A CRISPR-associated RAMP protein Csm5 yields MKTEYKIFQFSLLAMAPIHIGNGEKYTSREFIYENGYFYFPDMGKFYNRMVEKGYDQKFERFLQETKPNARNNRLISFLEDNRISDRNFGGYRIIETELETNNNYLRGGAINQVSKFIRDPFGNPYIPGSSLKGAIRTILMNTNPDWNNENVVKDEKENKSLIPWGAKKGQDYDDLFNAIRVSDSKPFSNKSLILVQKWDHKAKPPLAKPLPLYREAIAPSTKINFTITTTTKEAGILMEELGQRAQAFYKEYKNFFLSDFPENKIQPNIQYPIYLGAGSGVWTKTIFEKAKDILQERYGNSRTTRMVEKGVLKLTKAPMKSVKTTQATRKLIMNNESFYEMGKANFMIKEISK; encoded by the coding sequence ATGAAAACAGAATATAAAATCTTTCAATTCAGCCTCCTAGCTATGGCCCCTATTCATATTGGGAATGGTGAAAAATATACTTCTCGAGAATTTATCTATGAAAATGGGTACTTTTATTTTCCTGATATGGGTAAGTTTTATAATCGCATGGTGGAGAAAGGATACGATCAAAAGTTTGAGCGTTTTTTACAGGAGACGAAGCCAAACGCCAGAAATAATCGCTTGATATCTTTTTTAGAGGATAACCGTATTTCTGACCGTAACTTTGGTGGCTATAGAATTATAGAAACTGAGTTAGAAACAAATAATAATTATTTAAGAGGAGGCGCAATAAATCAAGTATCAAAGTTTATTAGAGATCCTTTTGGTAATCCCTATATTCCTGGAAGTTCATTAAAGGGAGCTATTCGAACTATTTTGATGAATACCAATCCTGACTGGAATAATGAAAATGTTGTGAAAGATGAAAAGGAAAACAAATCTTTGATTCCTTGGGGAGCAAAAAAAGGGCAGGACTATGATGACTTGTTTAATGCTATTCGTGTTAGTGATAGCAAACCGTTTAGTAATAAAAGTCTTATTTTAGTTCAAAAATGGGATCATAAAGCCAAGCCCCCTCTTGCCAAGCCTCTCCCTTTATATAGGGAAGCAATCGCGCCCTCAACTAAAATCAATTTCACCATTACTACAACTACTAAGGAAGCTGGAATCCTAATGGAAGAATTAGGACAGAGAGCGCAAGCCTTTTACAAAGAATATAAAAACTTTTTCTTATCAGATTTTCCTGAAAATAAAATTCAGCCAAATATTCAATATCCTATATACTTGGGTGCTGGTAGTGGAGTTTGGACAAAAACAATTTTTGAAAAAGCAAAAGATATTTTACAAGAACGTTATGGGAATAGCAGAACCACTAGGATGGTTGAAAAGGGAGTCTTGAAATTAACAAAAGCACCAATGAAAAGTGTTAAAACAACACAAGCAACTCGTAAACTGATAATGAATAATGAATCCTTCTATGAAATGGGCAAGGCAAACTTTATGATTAAGGAGATTTCTAAATGA
- the csm6 gene encoding type III-A CRISPR-associated CARF protein Csm6, with product MKVLISAVGNTDPIRNFHDGALVHIARKYRPDKIIIVFSEELICKKDDIEKVIRSIDSQYVPEIVYHEPIILNNEVHIFDTMFDQFDAIIREYYTKDDEFILNLSSGTPQIKSALFVLNRLSEINVKAVQVPSPEKKSNAGVGHDDSEDIDALIDTNIDNKRDFVDRTIEDTSEKFKQGLMKKTLRDFIKKYDYKASLEIANQLPDLPGLKDCRKKLQDIVDSLDRQAVPQVLQKKKWSEEQKKVLNAYLTIDLQKERGNFSEGLIRIKNLTEFILGDYIENRYPGFLDNYANDSVKYYIGIWDYDKILQEKREWILHNKIKPILRMNKTRNTIAHKLDSLDSEELKQLGPVLKALKVLIKEQYQLTEKDFNFYKDFNKELLELLK from the coding sequence ATGAAGGTTTTGATTTCAGCAGTGGGGAATACCGATCCAATCCGAAATTTTCACGATGGAGCCTTAGTTCATATTGCGAGAAAATACCGTCCGGATAAGATTATTATTGTTTTTTCTGAGGAACTGATTTGTAAGAAAGATGATATTGAGAAAGTAATTCGTTCTATTGATAGTCAATACGTCCCAGAAATTGTATACCATGAGCCAATCATTTTAAACAATGAAGTACATATTTTTGATACCATGTTTGATCAATTTGATGCTATTATACGAGAGTATTATACAAAAGACGACGAATTTATTCTTAATCTTTCAAGTGGAACTCCTCAAATAAAATCAGCTTTGTTTGTTCTTAATAGACTAAGTGAAATCAATGTCAAGGCAGTACAAGTTCCAAGTCCTGAAAAAAAATCGAACGCTGGAGTTGGGCATGATGATTCAGAAGATATTGATGCACTAATTGATACAAATATAGATAATAAGCGGGACTTTGTCGATCGAACTATTGAAGATACTTCAGAAAAGTTTAAACAAGGCTTAATGAAAAAAACTTTACGTGATTTTATTAAGAAATATGATTACAAAGCAAGTTTAGAGATAGCAAATCAATTGCCTGACCTCCCTGGTTTGAAAGACTGTCGCAAAAAGTTACAAGATATTGTCGATTCATTAGATAGGCAAGCTGTACCTCAAGTCCTCCAAAAGAAAAAATGGAGCGAAGAACAGAAAAAAGTATTAAATGCTTATTTGACTATTGATTTGCAAAAAGAACGTGGGAATTTTAGTGAAGGTCTGATTAGAATTAAAAACCTTACAGAGTTTATCTTAGGTGACTATATCGAAAATCGTTATCCAGGATTTCTGGATAATTACGCGAACGATTCAGTAAAATATTATATCGGGATTTGGGATTATGACAAGATCCTTCAAGAAAAAAGAGAGTGGATATTGCATAACAAAATCAAACCGATTTTGAGAATGAACAAAACACGAAATACGATAGCTCATAAATTGGATTCACTAGATTCTGAGGAACTTAAACAGTTAGGTCCAGTTCTAAAAGCCTTAAAAGTGCTAATCAAGGAACAGTATCAACTTACTGAAAAGGATTTTAATTTTTACAAGGATTTTAATAAAGAATTATTAGAATTACTGAAATAA
- the csm6 gene encoding type III-A CRISPR-associated CARF protein Csm6 → MEILISAVGTTDPISNNRDAALLHIARTYRPEKIVLVYSEEMLIKKDLIEQAIFSIEDYHPDVTIESTILKNDEVYLFDKMYEVMGQIVEKYSGTDHQLILNLSSGTPQIISALFALNRIKDYNTQAIQVATPNKSANRKYVPLSSEGEQKLFNENEDNQKDYEDRTIKDEAEKFNQSLIKRHLRNLIASYDYLAAEELVTKKEYNNLLSKKKLSFLRATLNDFVKVFKTQAILKDIQDYPLTDVEKKALNYFLMIEVLKERGQVADVLIKSKSYVEFIIEEKIKKDYPDLIKYDGALPKLNEEYKDFEKILDFIDLEFKKAKGIENEEERIYSPQSTLNLLSYENILTFYQVSPDLLKSLKVITGLNSERNKVAHGLSEIDGKIVNSKKLNQTIDTLRFVLQDTFNIEDHYFGYYQKINDKLLDLLRS, encoded by the coding sequence TTGGAAATTTTAATTTCAGCAGTTGGAACGACAGATCCGATTAGTAATAATCGAGATGCAGCTTTATTACATATTGCACGCACTTATAGACCGGAGAAGATTGTTTTAGTTTATAGTGAGGAGATGCTGATCAAGAAAGATCTCATTGAGCAAGCTATTTTTTCCATAGAAGATTATCATCCTGATGTGACAATTGAGTCAACAATTCTAAAAAATGATGAGGTTTATCTATTTGATAAAATGTATGAGGTTATGGGACAGATTGTTGAAAAATATTCTGGAACTGATCATCAATTAATCTTAAACCTATCTTCAGGAACGCCTCAGATTATTTCGGCTTTATTTGCCCTCAATCGAATCAAAGATTATAATACTCAGGCTATCCAGGTTGCAACTCCTAACAAATCAGCAAATAGAAAGTATGTGCCACTTTCAAGTGAAGGTGAACAGAAGCTTTTTAACGAGAACGAGGATAACCAAAAGGATTACGAAGATCGTACTATTAAAGATGAGGCTGAAAAATTTAATCAATCTTTAATCAAACGTCATTTAAGAAATCTGATAGCTTCCTATGATTATCTTGCTGCAGAAGAACTTGTTACAAAAAAAGAATACAATAACTTACTTTCTAAAAAGAAATTATCTTTTTTACGAGCTACATTAAATGACTTTGTAAAAGTATTTAAAACGCAAGCTATTTTAAAAGATATTCAAGACTATCCATTGACAGATGTTGAGAAGAAAGCCCTTAATTACTTTTTAATGATAGAAGTATTGAAAGAGAGAGGACAAGTAGCAGATGTCTTAATCAAATCAAAGTCTTATGTTGAATTTATCATCGAAGAAAAGATCAAAAAAGATTATCCTGATTTAATCAAATATGATGGGGCATTACCCAAATTAAATGAAGAATACAAAGATTTTGAGAAGATTTTAGATTTTATTGATTTAGAATTTAAAAAAGCAAAAGGAATAGAAAATGAAGAGGAAAGAATTTATTCACCTCAATCAACCTTAAACCTTTTATCTTATGAAAATATTCTAACTTTTTATCAAGTCTCTCCTGACTTATTGAAGTCACTTAAGGTTATTACCGGTCTAAATAGTGAGCGTAACAAAGTTGCACATGGACTATCAGAAATCGATGGTAAAATAGTAAATTCTAAAAAATTGAACCAAACAATAGATACCTTACGTTTTGTTCTTCAGGATACATTTAATATTGAAGATCACTATTTTGGATATTATCAAAAAATCAATGACAAATTACTAGATTTACTTCGTTCTTAA
- a CDS encoding LURP-one-related/scramblase family protein, which produces MKTFLVKQKFRLGGERFAIKDDRGEIAYQVEGSFFKIPKTFIIYDANGEQVSQISKEILTLLPRFEIQLRDGSSFVIRKKLTFWRDKYEFDNLGLRIEGNIWDLNFKLLDDRDQLIAEIKKELFHLTSTYTVTVLEDAYADLVISLCVAIDYVEMLESQSH; this is translated from the coding sequence ATGAAAACATTTCTTGTCAAACAAAAGTTTCGTCTTGGAGGCGAGCGCTTTGCTATCAAGGATGACAGGGGAGAAATTGCCTATCAGGTGGAGGGATCATTTTTTAAGATTCCCAAAACTTTTATCATCTATGATGCTAATGGTGAACAGGTCAGTCAGATCAGTAAAGAAATCTTGACCTTGCTTCCTCGTTTTGAGATTCAGCTTCGGGATGGCTCGAGTTTTGTCATTCGCAAGAAGTTGACCTTCTGGCGAGATAAGTATGAGTTTGATAATCTAGGTCTTCGTATCGAGGGCAATATCTGGGATTTGAATTTCAAATTGCTGGATGATCGCGATCAGCTGATTGCGGAAATTAAGAAGGAACTCTTCCATCTGACTTCTACCTATACCGTAACGGTTCTTGAGGACGCTTATGCAGACCTAGTCATTTCCCTCTGTGTTGCCATCGACTATGTGGAAATGCTGGAAAGCCAATCACATTAA